One window of the Macaca thibetana thibetana isolate TM-01 chromosome 1, ASM2454274v1, whole genome shotgun sequence genome contains the following:
- the HEYL gene encoding hairy/enhancer-of-split related with YRPW motif-like protein isoform X1, with the protein MKRPKEPRGSDGESDGPIDVGQEGELSQMARPLSTPSPSQMQARKKRRGIIEKRRRDRINSSLSELRRLVPTAFEKQGSSKLEKAEVLQMTVDHLKMLHATGGTGFFDARALAVDFRSIGFRECLTEVIRYLGVLEGPSSRADPVRIRLLSHLNSYAAEMEPSPTHAGPLAFAAWPWSFFHSCPGLPALSNQLAVLGRVPGPVLPNTSSPAYPIPALRTPPIRRATGIILPARRNVLPSRGASSTRRARPLERPATPVPLAPSSRAARNSHITPLLRSSSPTPPGPIGSAAYVAVPAPNSSSPGPAGRPGGAMLYHSWVSEITEIGAF; encoded by the exons ATGAAGCGACCCAAGGAGCCGAGGGGCTCCGACGGCGAGTCCGATGGACCCATCGACGTGGGCCAAGAGGGCGAGCTGAG ccAGATGGCCAGGCCGCTGTCCACCCCCAGCCCTTCGCAGATGCAAGCCAGGAAGAAACGCAGAGGG ATCATAGAGAAACGGCGTCGAGACCGCATTAACAGTAGCCTGTCTGAATTGCGACGCTTGGTCCCCACTGCCTTTGAGAAACAG GGCTCTTCCAAGCTGGAGAAAGCCGAGGTCTTACAGATgacggtggatcacttgaaaatGCTCCATGCCACTGGCGGGACAG GATTCTTTGATGCCCGAGCCCTGGCAGTTGACTTCCGGAGCATTGGTTTTCGGGAGTGCCTCACCGAGGTCATCAGGTACCTGGGGGTCCTTGAAGGGCCCAGCAGCCGTGCAGACCCCGTTCGGATTCGCCTTCTCTCCCACCTCAACAGCTACGCAGCCGAGATGGAGCCTTCGCCCACACACGCTGGCCCCCTGGCCTTCGCTGCCTGGCCCTGGTCTTTCTTCCATAGCTGCCCGGGGCTGCCAGCCCTGAGCAACCAGCTCGCCGTCCTGGGAAGAGTGCCCGGCCCTGTCCTGCCCAACACCTCCTCTCCTGCTTACCCCATCCCAGCCCTCCGAACCCCTCCCATTCGCAGAGCCACAGGCATCATCCTGCCAGCCCGGAGGAATGTGCTGCCCAGTCGAGGGGCATCTTCCACCCGGAGGGCCCGCCCCCTAGAGAGGCCAGCGACCCCTGTGCCTTTAGCCCCCAGCAGCAGGGCTGCCAGGAACAGCCACATCACTCCCCTCCTGCGATCTTCCTCCCCCACACCCCCTGGTCCTATAGGGTCCGCTGCTTATGTGGCTGTTCCCGCCCCCAACTCATCCTCCCCAGGGCCAGCTGGGAGGCCAGGGGGAGCCATGCTGTACCACTCCTGGGTCTCTGAAATCACTGAAATCGGGGCTTTCTGA
- the HEYL gene encoding hairy/enhancer-of-split related with YRPW motif-like protein isoform X2 codes for MARPLSTPSPSQMQARKKRRGIIEKRRRDRINSSLSELRRLVPTAFEKQGSSKLEKAEVLQMTVDHLKMLHATGGTGFFDARALAVDFRSIGFRECLTEVIRYLGVLEGPSSRADPVRIRLLSHLNSYAAEMEPSPTHAGPLAFAAWPWSFFHSCPGLPALSNQLAVLGRVPGPVLPNTSSPAYPIPALRTPPIRRATGIILPARRNVLPSRGASSTRRARPLERPATPVPLAPSSRAARNSHITPLLRSSSPTPPGPIGSAAYVAVPAPNSSSPGPAGRPGGAMLYHSWVSEITEIGAF; via the exons ATGGCCAGGCCGCTGTCCACCCCCAGCCCTTCGCAGATGCAAGCCAGGAAGAAACGCAGAGGG ATCATAGAGAAACGGCGTCGAGACCGCATTAACAGTAGCCTGTCTGAATTGCGACGCTTGGTCCCCACTGCCTTTGAGAAACAG GGCTCTTCCAAGCTGGAGAAAGCCGAGGTCTTACAGATgacggtggatcacttgaaaatGCTCCATGCCACTGGCGGGACAG GATTCTTTGATGCCCGAGCCCTGGCAGTTGACTTCCGGAGCATTGGTTTTCGGGAGTGCCTCACCGAGGTCATCAGGTACCTGGGGGTCCTTGAAGGGCCCAGCAGCCGTGCAGACCCCGTTCGGATTCGCCTTCTCTCCCACCTCAACAGCTACGCAGCCGAGATGGAGCCTTCGCCCACACACGCTGGCCCCCTGGCCTTCGCTGCCTGGCCCTGGTCTTTCTTCCATAGCTGCCCGGGGCTGCCAGCCCTGAGCAACCAGCTCGCCGTCCTGGGAAGAGTGCCCGGCCCTGTCCTGCCCAACACCTCCTCTCCTGCTTACCCCATCCCAGCCCTCCGAACCCCTCCCATTCGCAGAGCCACAGGCATCATCCTGCCAGCCCGGAGGAATGTGCTGCCCAGTCGAGGGGCATCTTCCACCCGGAGGGCCCGCCCCCTAGAGAGGCCAGCGACCCCTGTGCCTTTAGCCCCCAGCAGCAGGGCTGCCAGGAACAGCCACATCACTCCCCTCCTGCGATCTTCCTCCCCCACACCCCCTGGTCCTATAGGGTCCGCTGCTTATGTGGCTGTTCCCGCCCCCAACTCATCCTCCCCAGGGCCAGCTGGGAGGCCAGGGGGAGCCATGCTGTACCACTCCTGGGTCTCTGAAATCACTGAAATCGGGGCTTTCTGA